The sequence below is a genomic window from Lentimicrobium saccharophilum.
GGTCTTACCAACAAGTAAAGAACTTAATCTTATTAATTCAATTTCTTCGTCAGTCTTGTAATAAATCATCTTTCAGCACTCAAGTCTGTCACACTAGCCCATATTGATTGATGAACGGCCTTTGATACGACCTGACTTTGTCAGACCATCGTAATGCCTCATCAGCAAATGGCTTTCAATTTGTTGTAGCGTATCAAGCACCACACCCACCAGAATAAGCAGTGAAGTACCGCCATAAAACTGGGCAAATTGTGCAGTGATACCTATTTTACTGACCAGTGCGGGCATGATAGCTACAAAAGCCAGGAAAAGAGAACCCGGAAGGGTTATGCGCGACATGATCTGGTCAATAAACTCAGCTGTTTTCTTTCCGGGTTTAACACCAGGAATAAAACCGTTGTTCTTCTTCATATCCTCTGCCATCTGATTCGGATTAATGGTGATGGCGGTATAGAAGTAGGTAAATACAACAATCAGCAGGGCGAATACAAAATTGTACCAGAATCCATTGATGTTGGTGAATGCGGAAGCAAATCCCGTTAAGGTTTCTGATTCGGCGAATCCGGCCAGTGTCAGCGGCAGGAACATAATTGCCTGGGCGAAAATAATCGGCATAACGCCGGCAGCATTCACCTTCAGGGGAATATATTGTCTTACTCCACCGTACTGTTTATTACCAACAATGCGCTTTGCATACTGTACAGGAATTTTGCGGGTCCCCTGAACCAGCAGTATACTGATCAGGATTACGCCGATCAGGACGGCAAGTTCTACGATAAAGATGACCAGTCCGCCGCCTTTCTGCTCCATACGTGAAACCAGTTCACCAAACAGTGCGAAGGGCAGACGGGCAATAATCCCGATCATGATGATAAGTGAAATACCGTTTCCGATACCTTTATCGGTAATCCTTTCACCAAGCCACATTACAAACAGGGTTCCTGAAATCAGAATAATTACAGAAGATACCCAGAAGAAAGTGGTGGGCGAAGTAACCGCAGGATCGAATGGTGTAATGGCCTGGGCGGGAAGCTGCGAAACAAGGTTCGCAATATAACCCGGAGCCTGGAAACCAGTGATCAGCACGGTGAGATAACGGGTAATCTGATTGATTTTCTTACGTCCGCTTTCTCCCTCCTTCTGCAATTTCTGGAAGTAAGGGATTGCCATACCAAGCAACTGTACCACGATGGATGCAGAGATGTAAGGCATAATCCCAAGCGCGAAAATGGAGGCGTTCGAAAATGCGCCCCCCGAGAACATATTCAACAATCCGAGCAGTCCTCCGCTGGTCTGATTCTGAAGATTTGCCAGCTGGTTGGGATCAACACCCGGCAGAACAACATAAGAGCCTAACCTGTAAAGCAAAACGATTCCAATGGTATAACCAATGCGTTTGCGCAGATCCTCGATCTTATAAATGTTCCTGATAGTCTGTATGAAACGTTTCATCTACAGTTTAGATTTTTATAGCCTGACCACCCTTTGATTCGATTGCTTTAACGGCAGATGCAGAAAAAGCATTGGCCTTAATATCAACTTTAGCCGTGAGTTCACCGCGACCAAGAATTTTGATCTTGTCATTCTTTGCAGCAAGGCCACTTTCGATAAGCAGATCAATATCTACGGCATCAACATTCTTGGCAGAGACCAGCGCCTGAATTACGTCAAGGTTAATGCTGCGGTACTCGATGCGGTTAATGTTTCTGAAGCCATATTTGGGAACCCTCCTGTAAAGAGGCATCTGACCGCCTTCGAAACCGATTTTCTGGCTGTAACCTGAGCGTGATTTAGCTCCTTTGTGTCCGCGGGTAGAAGTACCTCCACGGCCAGAGCCCTGACCACGGCCGATTCTTTTGCTGGCTTTTACAGATCCCTGTGCCGGTTTAAGATTACTCAAATCCATAATATCTTGTCAATTAGTTGTGTACGATTAGATTTCTTCAACTTTCAACAGGTGGTTGATTTTTGCAATCATACCTTCAATCTGGGGGGTTGCTACCACCTCGACGGGCCTGTTCATCCGCTTAATGCCTAAAGCCTTAAGGGTAAGTTTCTGACGCTCGGGCTGTTTTATGCCACTCTTTATCTGGGTAACTCTCAGTTTTTTCATTTTCTGGTCTTGTTATTATTGGTTATGCCTAACCATTGAAAACTTTGTTGAGGTCAACGCCGCGAAGCTGGGCTACTGCATAGGCATCACGCATATTTACGAGTGCATCAATGGTAGCTTTTACCACACTGTGAGGATTTGAAGAACCCTTTGATTTTGCAAGAACGTCTCTCACGCCGACACTCTCAAGAACAGCACGCATAGCACCGCCGGCAATAACTCCGGTACCGGGTGTAGCGGGCTTGAGAAACACCAGGGCGCCCCCATACTTACCCAATTGTTCGTGGGGAATGGTACCCTTCAGAACCGGAACCTTTACAAGGTTTTTCTTGGCATCGTCAACACCCTTGGCAATAGCGGCTGTAACTTCCTTGGCTTTGCCCAGGCCGTAACCTACAACTCCGTTTTCATTGCCAACAACAACGATGGCAGAAAAACTGAATGTACGGCCCCCTTTGGTAACCTTTGTAACCCGCTGAATGCTTACCAGCCTGTCTTTAAACTCAATCTCGCTGGATTTAACCCTTTTTATGTTTGCGTTTGCCATCTGTGTTAAAATTTAAGGCCTCCTTCTCTGGCTGCTTCAGCCAGGGATTTGATTCTACCATGATATAAGTAACCGTTGCGATCGAAAACCACGTTCTGAATACCTGCCTCAATCGCACGCTTGGCTATCAACTGGCCAACCAGTTTAGCCTGTTCGATTTTGGCCATCGGGGTTCCCGAAACTTCAGGAGTGCGTGACGATGCAGAAACAAGTGTCTTACCTTCCAGATCATTGA
It includes:
- the rplO gene encoding 50S ribosomal protein L15, which encodes MDLSNLKPAQGSVKASKRIGRGQGSGRGGTSTRGHKGAKSRSGYSQKIGFEGGQMPLYRRVPKYGFRNINRIEYRSINLDVIQALVSAKNVDAVDIDLLIESGLAAKNDKIKILGRGELTAKVDIKANAFSASAVKAIESKGGQAIKI
- the secY gene encoding preprotein translocase subunit SecY, which gives rise to MKRFIQTIRNIYKIEDLRKRIGYTIGIVLLYRLGSYVVLPGVDPNQLANLQNQTSGGLLGLLNMFSGGAFSNASIFALGIMPYISASIVVQLLGMAIPYFQKLQKEGESGRKKINQITRYLTVLITGFQAPGYIANLVSQLPAQAITPFDPAVTSPTTFFWVSSVIILISGTLFVMWLGERITDKGIGNGISLIIMIGIIARLPFALFGELVSRMEQKGGGLVIFIVELAVLIGVILISILLVQGTRKIPVQYAKRIVGNKQYGGVRQYIPLKVNAAGVMPIIFAQAIMFLPLTLAGFAESETLTGFASAFTNINGFWYNFVFALLIVVFTYFYTAITINPNQMAEDMKKNNGFIPGVKPGKKTAEFIDQIMSRITLPGSLFLAFVAIMPALVSKIGITAQFAQFYGGTSLLILVGVVLDTLQQIESHLLMRHYDGLTKSGRIKGRSSINMG
- the rpmD gene encoding 50S ribosomal protein L30, whose protein sequence is MKKLRVTQIKSGIKQPERQKLTLKALGIKRMNRPVEVVATPQIEGMIAKINHLLKVEEI
- the rpsE gene encoding 30S ribosomal protein S5, whose product is MANANIKRVKSSEIEFKDRLVSIQRVTKVTKGGRTFSFSAIVVVGNENGVVGYGLGKAKEVTAAIAKGVDDAKKNLVKVPVLKGTIPHEQLGKYGGALVFLKPATPGTGVIAGGAMRAVLESVGVRDVLAKSKGSSNPHSVVKATIDALVNMRDAYAVAQLRGVDLNKVFNG
- the rplR gene encoding 50S ribosomal protein L18; this encodes MKNRKEYRRHRIKLRIRKVVSGTPEQPRLTVFRSNKQIYAQIINDLEGKTLVSASSRTPEVSGTPMAKIEQAKLVGQLIAKRAIEAGIQNVVFDRNGYLYHGRIKSLAEAAREGGLKF